A stretch of DNA from Synechococcus sp. PROS-9-1:
GAACCAATGCATCACGCCCTCGAGGTAAGCGATACGTTGCCCCAGCGATAACCCCTTAGACCGCAATGGGCCGCTGCTGAGCCTGAGGCTTTGCAAGGTGCCAGAGGCCCAGCGTTGTCGCTGGTGCACGAAATCAGCCATGGTTTCGGCCGCTAAACCAGCGCTGAGTTTTTCCTGCAAATAGAGCAGTCGCCAGTGCTGACGGGTCAGGCTGATCCCGGTTACGAAATCCTCAGAGATGGCTTGTTCCACGAAGCCATCGATTTGATCGAGTGCTTTCCGTTTGACAACAAAAGACGTGCCTGCACACACCACGGCCCCCCAGCCATCGCGAACTGGTTGGATCCAGCGGTAGAAACTTTCTTCATCAGACAGAAGCCAATTCTCCATCCCCAGATTGCGCATCACCGGGTCGGCGTTGATGAAGGTTTGAGGCGTCTGAATCAGCGCAACCTCAGGGTCGAGCAGGAAGCCAATGCTGCGATCTAGAAATGTGCGTTGGGGAATGAAGTCGGCGTCGAAGACAGCAACCAGTTCTCCTCGGCAGTGGCGGAGACCATGGTTGAGGTTGCCAGCCTTGGCATTCGCGCGCTCCGCGCGGTGCAAGTAGCGGCACCCGAGCTCAGCAGCGAGGGCTTTTACTTCATGACGTCCGCTGTCGTCGAGCACCCACACCTTGGTGTGGGGATAGGACAAGTTTGTGCAACCAATCAGGGCTCGTTCGAGCACCTTGATCGGTTCGCCGTAGGTGGGAACCAAGATGTCCACGTGTGGTTTCCAGCCGCTCTCAGCCCAGCGCTTTTGCCGGTCGTTGATCTCGACGCGGCGATCGGGGAACCGCCGCCAAGCCAGCCAGAGCGGTACCAAGCCAATGAGAAGCAGCCAGGCTTCGGCGACCAGGAGCAGCAGGCTGAGGGTGATCGATAAGCGGCTATCAAAGTTGAGGCTGGAGGTCACTCTCCAGACCAAATAGCGAAGGGTGAACAGGCTGATCAGCAGGATCAGGCTGCGGCGTCCCCAGATCGGGGTGTCTTGTTCGGGGCGACGAATTAGCCAGAGCGGCCAGATCAGCAGCAGAGGCAACAGCTCATTCACTGAATTCGCTGCATCTGTTGATCGAGTAGATCAAGGGCCGCGGCAGGCGTGGGAGCGCGCATGAGTTGCTGCCGAAACTGGGATGCGCCGGGGAAGCCAGTGCAAGTCCAGCTCATGTGTTTTCGCGCAATCAGCAGGCCATGATCTCCGCGTGCCTCGATTAGCGCCAGAAGTTGTTCTTTGGCGAGGACTAGGCGATCCAGTGGTGCGGGCGTTGTTGGAATCGGCAGGCCACTCAGTGCGGCATCGATTTGGCCCACAAGCCAGGGGGCACCCATGCTTCCGCGACCCACCATCACGCCATCGGCCCCGGTGATCCGCAGGCAACGCAGCGCTTCCTCAGGGCTGTTCACATCTCCATTGGCGATCACAGGAATGCGTAGGGCTGCTTTGACAGCGGCAATCGCGTTCCAATCCGCAGTGCCGCTGAAGCGTTGCTCTCGCGTGCGGCCGTGGAGCGTCAGCATTCGCGCTCCTGCATCTTCCAAGCGTCGGCACCAGTTCACGGCGGCCTCAACCCCTATGGCGTTGTGTTCACTACACCAACCGAGGCGCGTTTTCACCGTGACTGGAAGCCCCACTGCGGCCTCCACTTTTTCCACAATTCTGCAGGCCAGATCTGGGTCACGAATCAGCCCGCTGCCCCCGCCTTTACGGGCGATTTTGCGAACAGGACAGCCCATGTTGATGTCGATCAGGAAGGCTCCGGCATCGGCGGCACGGCGGGCTGCATCTGCCATCGCGTCGGGATGATGATCAAACAGCTGCACCCCAATGGGCCCTGTTTCTTCTTGCAGCCCATCCATTTTGAGCCGTCCGTGGCCCAGCTCCAGGCTGGTGGCATTCACCATCTCGGTGAACAGCAGTGCATCGGGAGCCCAGCGACGCACCAGGTTTCTGAAAATCCGATCGCTGACGCCAGCCAGGGGGGATTGCAGTGCGCGGCACCTGAGTTGTCGCTCTAAAAGTCGACCCTGAATCTTCAGCGGCATGGCCAGAGGCCGAAGACTGAATCATTCTGCTCGTTTGGCTGTGGGTCTGAGAGTTGGTGTGACGGTTGGGCTTGTCAAGGCAAGGCGATAGGGCGAAGGATGGAGGCCTCCGGTCTGCTCGCATGTCCCCTACCCCTTGGCCGCTTAGCCGCTTGTTGTTGGATCGAATCCTGGAAGACCGAATGAGTGATCGCTTTGTGGCAGAGAGGGTTTGGGAGCGCTTGGGGTACCAGCCGCAGGGGGAAGGCCTGATCTGGCTTGCTGGGCCTGAGACGCCCTCGACGTGGAGAGAGGTGTTCCCCCAGGCCCCTGAAGTGATCAGTATTCGCCCAGCTTCCGTGCAACTCACCCGCTCGATTCCACGCGAGCACAAGCAGCTGTTGAAAGAGCAGCTGAAGTTTGCCGGGTATCGGATCGGGGAGCTTTACCCCCGGCGCACGCGTCGCGCTACAGCCGTGAATTGGCTGCTGGCCTGGCTTGCAGCCCGGGAGCAGTTGCTGGCAGAGGACGGCCCCCTGCCACCGCTGCTTGATCCGCCGCTCAACCCAGTGAGCGGTCACCCAGGTGATCTTCCTGTGAGTTGAGCCTGTGGCATAAAAAAAGAACAGTCGACCTCTGCTGACTGTTCCTTTCAGCGAACACGGGGGTGGTCGCTTCACTATCAACTTGGCTGTGAAGCAAGCAGGTGTCCGTAGAGACAAGTGCTTATTTTTCTCCGGGCATAAAAAAGGAGGGCGTCTAACCCCTCCCGAAAAGGCTCTCCGTTCCACCGAAGCTCCCTATTTACAAAATGTAATACTTGCGACTCTTCTGGGGAAGGGCGGTTCTCCTCCCTGCTAGTGACTTGAGCGCTCAGCGGCAAGCCTTTTAGCGACATGCGTCACTCCGACCGCGATGACCGAGAAGACGACCTCTCCCTTCCTCCAATTGGCATCGGCTCGGCTCCTAATGCAGCCTGCTGCGTTGTCTGGACGATTGCGTCGTCACCGGTCCTGAAGTTAAGGGTCGCTGGAGCCTTGCTTCCAGTCAGTGCTTTCACATGCCTACTTGTGTTGGATGCATCTCATTCGCCTCTGTATGAATGACTTCGCATTTCTGTGATGGGTCACCTCTGTACTGTCAAGAAAGTTTTTTTGAGCTCCTGTCTTGGCGCGTCCGGTCGTAGCAATCATCGGCCGTCCCAACGTCGGCAAGTCCACCTTGGTGAATCGTCTCTGTAGAAGTCGTGAGGCGATTGTTCACGACCAGCCAGGTGTGACGCGAGATCGCACCTATCAAGACGGCTATTGGGGTGATCGAGAATTCAAGGTGGTGGACACCGGGGGCCTGGTCTTCGATGACGACAGTGAGTTCCTTCCTGAAATCCGGGAGCAGGCCAGCCTCGCCCTCGCTGAAGCCAGCGTGGCGTTGGTGATTGTGGATGGTCAGCAGGGATTGACGGCTGCTGATGAATCGATCGCGGAATGGCTGCGTACGCAGAACTGCAAGACCCTGCTGGCGGTCAATAAGTGTGAGTCTCCGGAGCAGGGATTAGGGATGGCCGCGGAGTTCTGGCGGCTCGGTCTTGGTGAACCCCATCCGATTTCGGCGATCCATGGTGCTGGCACCGCCGAGCTGCTCGATCAGGTACTCACTTTCCTTCCGCCCAAGGATGAAGAGAGCGATGAAGAGGAGCCGATTCAGCTCGCGATCATTGGCCGCCCCAACGTGGGGAAGTCCAGCTTGCTCAACGCCATCTGTGGTGAGATGCGGGCGATTGTGAGTCCGATTCGTGGCACCACCCGCGACACGATTGATACACGCATTGAACGGGAGAATCGTCCCTGGAGATTGATCGACACCGCAGGGATACGTCGGCGTCGCAGTGTGAATTACGGGCCGGAATTTTTTGGGATCAACCGCAGTTTTAAAGCGATCGAACGCAGTGATGTCTGCGTTTTAGTGATCGATGCTCTCGATGGTGTAACCGAGCAGGATCAACGCTTAGCGGGACGGATCGAAGAGGACGGTCGCGCTTGCGTGGTGGTGGTGAACAAGTGGGATGCGGTGGAAAAAGACAGCCACACGATGTCGGCGATGGAGAAGGAGCTGCGCGCCAAGCTCTATTTCCTTGATTGGGCTCCGATGCTGTTTACCTCTGCACTCACGGGGCAGCGGGTCGACAGCATTTTCGCCTTGGCGTCTCTTGCTGTGGAACAGCACCGCCGCCGGGTGAGCACATCAGTTGTGAACGAAGTTCTCAAGGAAGCCCTCAGCTGGCGAAGTCCTCCCACCACTCGTGGTGGCCGGCAGGGCCGCTTGTACTACGGCACCCAGGTGGCGAGTCGTCCGCCCAGTTTCACCTTGTTCGTGAATGAGCCCAAGCTGTTTGGCGATACCTATCGCCGCTATGTGGAGCGTCAAATTCGTGAAGGCCTCGGCTTTGACGGCACTCCGGTGAAGCTGTTCTGGCGTGGCAAGCAACAGCGGGATGCGGAAAAGGAGCTGGTCCGCCAGCAGCACCGCCAAGGCTGATTCCCCATGGACTGGTTGCGTCAGATTCCGATCGGGCAGTACGTCGATGGCAGCGCTGGTTGGCTGCGTCTGATCGATCCTCGTTTGAAGCTGGGCTGGGTCGTGATGTTTTTGTTGACCCCCGTGCTGGCAGGTCCGTTATGGCGTCTCGGG
This window harbors:
- a CDS encoding glycosyltransferase, with translation MPLLLIWPLWLIRRPEQDTPIWGRRSLILLISLFTLRYLVWRVTSSLNFDSRLSITLSLLLLVAEAWLLLIGLVPLWLAWRRFPDRRVEINDRQKRWAESGWKPHVDILVPTYGEPIKVLERALIGCTNLSYPHTKVWVLDDSGRHEVKALAAELGCRYLHRAERANAKAGNLNHGLRHCRGELVAVFDADFIPQRTFLDRSIGFLLDPEVALIQTPQTFINADPVMRNLGMENWLLSDEESFYRWIQPVRDGWGAVVCAGTSFVVKRKALDQIDGFVEQAISEDFVTGISLTRQHWRLLYLQEKLSAGLAAETMADFVHQRQRWASGTLQSLRLSSGPLRSKGLSLGQRIAYLEGVMHWFNNLPRLVLMLMPLSYGLLGIIPILLNSKAALTLLLPLWGLQVLPLGWLNRGSRTAFLSELTGWVLTVPLTVTVLANLIGRIGGFRVTPKHQRRDRGSCSVELLLPLLALVLFNLVNLQGLLSNASDLPAQVLAGRPVGLVWGVINLLSLIVAVRPCWDPAATDLAPWQKLKIEAWIEDDGGHRYPCCITALSESGAKISGSLSTLPWVASSRLRWCQELPALPVILTNKTKSEALLHWGDLPRNERYALIRWLFCRPGCWVDRQAPMEARALLALLRRLIAPTKRGPFNPSLIPQHPPTIQTSAHQ
- the dusB gene encoding tRNA dihydrouridine synthase DusB, with amino-acid sequence MPLKIQGRLLERQLRCRALQSPLAGVSDRIFRNLVRRWAPDALLFTEMVNATSLELGHGRLKMDGLQEETGPIGVQLFDHHPDAMADAARRAADAGAFLIDINMGCPVRKIARKGGGSGLIRDPDLACRIVEKVEAAVGLPVTVKTRLGWCSEHNAIGVEAAVNWCRRLEDAGARMLTLHGRTREQRFSGTADWNAIAAVKAALRIPVIANGDVNSPEEALRCLRITGADGVMVGRGSMGAPWLVGQIDAALSGLPIPTTPAPLDRLVLAKEQLLALIEARGDHGLLIARKHMSWTCTGFPGASQFRQQLMRAPTPAAALDLLDQQMQRIQ
- a CDS encoding DUF1823 family protein, giving the protein MSPTPWPLSRLLLDRILEDRMSDRFVAERVWERLGYQPQGEGLIWLAGPETPSTWREVFPQAPEVISIRPASVQLTRSIPREHKQLLKEQLKFAGYRIGELYPRRTRRATAVNWLLAWLAAREQLLAEDGPLPPLLDPPLNPVSGHPGDLPVS
- the der gene encoding ribosome biogenesis GTPase Der — its product is MARPVVAIIGRPNVGKSTLVNRLCRSREAIVHDQPGVTRDRTYQDGYWGDREFKVVDTGGLVFDDDSEFLPEIREQASLALAEASVALVIVDGQQGLTAADESIAEWLRTQNCKTLLAVNKCESPEQGLGMAAEFWRLGLGEPHPISAIHGAGTAELLDQVLTFLPPKDEESDEEEPIQLAIIGRPNVGKSSLLNAICGEMRAIVSPIRGTTRDTIDTRIERENRPWRLIDTAGIRRRRSVNYGPEFFGINRSFKAIERSDVCVLVIDALDGVTEQDQRLAGRIEEDGRACVVVVNKWDAVEKDSHTMSAMEKELRAKLYFLDWAPMLFTSALTGQRVDSIFALASLAVEQHRRRVSTSVVNEVLKEALSWRSPPTTRGGRQGRLYYGTQVASRPPSFTLFVNEPKLFGDTYRRYVERQIREGLGFDGTPVKLFWRGKQQRDAEKELVRQQHRQG